From a region of the Enterobacter cancerogenus genome:
- a CDS encoding MFS transporter has translation MVSTTESRGQAIGQHRLLVPRLSLMMFLQFFIWGSWSVTLGLVMTQHNMSLLIGDAFSAGPIASILSPFVLGMLVDRFFASQKVMAVMHLAGAAILWFVPGALIAQNGALLIGLLFGYTLCYMPTLALTNNIAFHSLANVDKTFPVVRVFGTIGWIVAGIFIGVTGVASSVTIFQVAAASSVLLALYSLTLPHTPAPAKGLPVKVRDLFCADAFALLKTRHFLVFSVCAMLISVPLGTYYAYTASYLADAGIADVSTAMSFGQMSEIFFMLVIPLLFRRLGVKYMLLIGMLAWFVRYAMFAMGVSEEGRILLYLGILLHGVCYDFFFVVGFIYTDRVAGEKVKGQAQSMIVMFTYGIGMLLGSQISGALYNRLVAGQPVPQAWVTFWWIPAVAAAAIALIFLFTFRYDDDKA, from the coding sequence ATGGTGTCAACAACCGAAAGTCGTGGACAGGCGATAGGGCAGCACCGGCTGCTGGTGCCGCGTTTGTCGCTGATGATGTTTCTGCAGTTTTTTATCTGGGGCAGCTGGTCGGTCACGCTCGGCCTGGTAATGACCCAGCACAACATGTCTTTGCTGATTGGCGATGCGTTTTCCGCCGGACCAATCGCCTCCATTCTCTCGCCGTTTGTACTTGGCATGCTGGTGGATCGCTTCTTTGCCTCGCAGAAGGTGATGGCGGTGATGCACCTCGCGGGCGCGGCGATCCTGTGGTTCGTTCCCGGCGCGCTTATTGCACAAAACGGCGCATTGCTGATTGGCCTGCTCTTTGGCTATACGCTCTGCTACATGCCGACGCTGGCGCTGACCAACAACATCGCGTTTCACAGCCTGGCGAACGTCGATAAAACCTTCCCGGTGGTGCGCGTGTTTGGCACCATCGGCTGGATCGTGGCGGGGATATTTATCGGCGTGACCGGCGTGGCCTCAAGCGTCACCATCTTTCAGGTGGCGGCGGCCAGCTCCGTGCTGCTGGCGCTTTACAGCCTGACGCTGCCGCACACGCCCGCGCCAGCGAAAGGCCTGCCGGTTAAAGTGCGCGATCTTTTCTGCGCGGACGCCTTTGCGCTGCTCAAAACGCGCCACTTCCTGGTCTTCTCCGTTTGCGCGATGCTGATCTCCGTACCGCTCGGTACCTATTACGCCTACACCGCCTCGTATCTCGCAGATGCGGGCATTGCCGACGTCAGCACCGCCATGTCCTTCGGGCAGATGTCCGAGATCTTCTTTATGCTGGTGATCCCGCTGCTGTTCCGCCGTCTGGGCGTGAAATACATGCTGCTCATCGGCATGCTGGCGTGGTTTGTGCGTTACGCCATGTTCGCGATGGGCGTCAGTGAAGAGGGGCGCATCCTGCTCTACCTCGGCATTCTGCTCCACGGCGTCTGCTACGATTTCTTCTTTGTGGTGGGCTTTATCTATACCGACCGCGTGGCGGGCGAAAAGGTTAAAGGTCAGGCACAGAGCATGATCGTCATGTTCACCTACGGTATCGGGATGCTGCTCGGCTCGCAGATATCCGGCGCGCTGTATAACCGTCTGGTAGCGGGTCAGCCTGTGCCGCAGGCGTGGGTTACATTCTGGTGGATCCCGGCGGTGGCTGCCGCGGCGATTGCACTCATTTTCCTTTTCACGTTCAGGTATGACGATGACAAGGCGTAA
- the pheP gene encoding phenylalanine transporter: MKDASSASGNDSPEASSDQHPTLQRGLQNRHIQLIALGGAIGTGLFLGIGPAIQIAGPAVLLGYAIAGIIAFLIMRQLGEMVVEEPVSGSFAHFAYKYWGPFAGFLSGWNYWVMFVLVGMAELTAAGIYMQYWLPDVPTWIWAAAFFIIINAVNLVNVRLYGETEFWFALIKVLAIIGMIGFGLWLLFSGHGGERATIDNLWQHGGFLATGWKGLILSLAVIMFSFGGLELIGITAAEARDPHKSIPKAVNQVVYRILLFYIGSLVVLLALYPWVEVKSDSSPFVMIFHDLNSNVVASALNFVILVASLSVYNSGVYSNSRMLFGLSVQGNAPKFLTRVSRRGVPVNSLLLSGAITSLVVLINYLLPKEAFGLLMALVVATLLLNWIMICLAHLRFRSAMRRKGRETQFKALLYPAGNYICIAFLAMILVLMCTIDDMRLSAMLLPVWVVFLFVAFKLSRKK, from the coding sequence GTGAAAGACGCGTCATCCGCTTCAGGCAACGACAGCCCTGAAGCCTCGTCGGATCAGCATCCGACGCTGCAACGTGGTTTGCAAAATCGACATATTCAGTTAATTGCCCTGGGCGGCGCGATCGGCACCGGGCTGTTCCTCGGGATAGGTCCCGCCATTCAGATTGCAGGTCCTGCGGTATTGCTGGGCTACGCCATCGCCGGGATCATCGCCTTCCTCATCATGCGCCAGCTCGGCGAGATGGTTGTCGAAGAGCCGGTTTCAGGGTCGTTCGCCCACTTTGCCTACAAATACTGGGGGCCGTTCGCGGGGTTCCTCTCCGGCTGGAACTACTGGGTGATGTTTGTGCTGGTAGGCATGGCTGAACTGACCGCCGCCGGCATCTATATGCAGTACTGGCTCCCGGACGTCCCGACGTGGATTTGGGCCGCCGCCTTCTTCATCATCATTAATGCGGTTAACCTGGTTAACGTGCGCCTGTACGGTGAAACCGAGTTCTGGTTTGCGCTGATCAAAGTGCTGGCGATTATCGGTATGATCGGCTTTGGCCTGTGGCTGCTGTTCTCCGGTCACGGCGGCGAGCGCGCCACGATCGACAACCTCTGGCAGCACGGCGGCTTCCTGGCGACGGGCTGGAAGGGGCTGATCCTGTCCCTGGCGGTGATCATGTTCTCCTTCGGCGGTCTGGAGCTTATCGGTATTACCGCCGCCGAAGCGCGCGATCCGCATAAAAGCATCCCGAAAGCGGTCAACCAGGTGGTGTACCGTATCCTGCTGTTTTACATCGGCTCGCTGGTGGTGCTGCTTGCGCTCTATCCATGGGTGGAAGTGAAATCCGACAGCAGTCCGTTCGTGATGATTTTCCACGATCTGAACAGTAACGTGGTGGCGTCTGCGCTGAACTTCGTGATCCTTGTGGCATCCCTGTCGGTCTATAACAGCGGCGTGTATTCCAACAGCCGTATGCTGTTTGGCCTCTCCGTGCAGGGTAACGCACCGAAGTTCCTGACTCGCGTCAGCCGTCGCGGCGTGCCGGTGAATTCGCTGCTGCTCTCCGGCGCAATCACCTCGCTGGTGGTGCTGATCAACTACCTGCTGCCGAAAGAGGCGTTCGGCCTGCTGATGGCGCTGGTGGTGGCCACGCTGCTGCTGAACTGGATCATGATCTGCCTGGCGCACCTGCGTTTTCGTTCGGCAATGCGACGTAAGGGCCGCGAGACGCAGTTTAAGGCGCTGCTCTACCCGGCGGGGAACTACATCTGTATCGCCTTCCTGGCGATGATCCTCGTGCTGATGTGCACCATCGACGACATGCGTTTGTCCGCCATGCTGCTGCCGGTGTGGGTGGTCTTCCTGTTTGTGGCGTTCAAGCTGTCACGTAAAAAGTGA
- a CDS encoding TonB-dependent receptor, protein MNNTTMHKTLLALAIGAATHSALAADTKKEDTIVVQSSAASDFKPGGDQLVPAFLDGQVANGGRMGMLGQQNAMDVPFNIISYTSKLVEDQQAKTIADVVANDAGVQFVQGYGNSAESFRIRGLKFDGDDMTFGGLSGVLPRQVVDAQMVDRIEIFKGANSLMNGAASSGVGGMINLEPKHAGDTPQAKVGVDYTSDSQVGTTLDAGRRFGDNDQFGARVNLVHREGETPVANDRRRTTLLSTGLDYKGDQFRTSLDLGYQKKTFHGSPTSVNISAVDFVPEPPKNDRNFSQKWAYSNIENEFGMWRSEYDITDSWTAYTGLGAQHAHEEGLYSAPKLLDKSGTATASRLDTNRISDSVSGMAGIRGNFDTGFVSHKVNVGYSAMTKNEKIAWKMSAAADNPYTNIYHNTGVDAPDSTNFNGSGGKYSDPLTSGRTRTQGWLLSDTLGVLDDKLLFTAGARHQKVVIRGYNKITGAENAADSFDGSRWMPTYGVVYKPWDEISLYANHTEALQPGETAPNTAVNYGQSTGIVHSKQNEVGVKADFGRVGGSLALFEIKMPSAILDSETKRYGLDAEQRNRGVELNVFGEPMLGMRLNASATWLQAELTKTNNGLNQGNDAIGIPNFYAVLGAEYDIKPIDGLTATARVNHSGTQYADLANSKKLDSYTTLDLGMRYRFAVNHNENQMTVRAGIDNVTNENYWTSVDDSGTYVTQGEPRTFKVSVGYEF, encoded by the coding sequence ATGAACAACACCACAATGCATAAAACGCTGCTGGCGCTCGCTATCGGCGCGGCTACGCACTCCGCCCTGGCGGCGGATACCAAAAAAGAGGACACCATCGTCGTCCAGTCATCCGCCGCCAGCGATTTTAAGCCCGGCGGCGACCAGCTGGTGCCCGCCTTCCTTGACGGACAGGTTGCCAATGGTGGACGCATGGGGATGCTCGGCCAGCAGAACGCCATGGACGTACCGTTCAACATCATCAGCTACACCTCGAAGCTGGTGGAAGACCAGCAGGCGAAAACTATCGCCGACGTGGTCGCTAATGATGCGGGCGTGCAGTTTGTGCAGGGTTACGGTAACAGCGCGGAGAGTTTCCGTATTCGCGGGCTGAAATTCGACGGCGATGACATGACCTTTGGCGGCCTCTCCGGCGTGCTGCCGCGCCAGGTTGTCGACGCGCAGATGGTTGACCGGATTGAGATCTTCAAAGGGGCCAACTCTCTGATGAACGGTGCCGCCAGTTCCGGCGTCGGAGGGATGATCAACCTTGAGCCGAAACACGCGGGCGACACGCCGCAGGCCAAAGTCGGCGTGGACTACACCTCGGATTCCCAGGTAGGGACAACTCTGGACGCAGGCCGTCGCTTTGGCGACAACGATCAGTTTGGTGCACGCGTAAACCTGGTTCACCGTGAAGGGGAAACGCCTGTCGCCAACGATCGCCGCCGCACCACCTTGCTCTCGACCGGGCTGGATTACAAAGGCGACCAGTTCCGCACCTCGCTGGATCTGGGATATCAGAAGAAAACCTTCCACGGCAGCCCGACCAGCGTCAACATCTCGGCGGTGGATTTCGTGCCGGAGCCGCCGAAAAACGACCGTAACTTCTCCCAGAAGTGGGCCTACAGCAATATCGAAAACGAATTCGGCATGTGGCGCAGCGAGTACGATATCACCGACAGCTGGACGGCCTACACCGGCCTGGGCGCACAGCACGCGCATGAAGAAGGGCTTTACAGCGCGCCGAAGCTGCTGGACAAGAGCGGCACGGCCACGGCCAGCCGGCTCGATACCAATCGCATCAGCGATTCCGTCAGCGGGATGGCGGGCATTCGCGGCAACTTTGATACCGGCTTCGTGTCGCACAAGGTCAACGTCGGGTATTCCGCGATGACCAAAAACGAGAAAATTGCGTGGAAAATGTCGGCTGCGGCAGATAATCCGTACACCAACATCTATCACAATACCGGCGTGGACGCGCCGGACAGCACTAACTTCAACGGGTCTGGCGGGAAATACAGCGATCCGTTGACCAGCGGGCGCACCCGCACACAGGGCTGGCTGCTGAGCGATACGCTGGGCGTGCTGGACGACAAACTGCTGTTCACCGCCGGAGCGCGTCATCAGAAAGTGGTTATTCGCGGCTACAACAAAATCACCGGGGCGGAAAATGCGGCAGACAGTTTCGATGGCAGTCGCTGGATGCCCACCTACGGCGTTGTTTACAAACCCTGGGATGAGATCTCTCTTTACGCCAACCACACCGAAGCGCTGCAGCCGGGCGAAACCGCGCCCAACACCGCTGTTAACTACGGCCAGAGCACCGGTATCGTGCACTCTAAGCAGAACGAAGTGGGCGTGAAGGCCGACTTTGGCCGCGTGGGCGGCTCCCTGGCGTTGTTCGAAATCAAAATGCCGTCGGCGATCCTCGACAGCGAAACCAAACGCTACGGGCTGGATGCAGAGCAGCGCAACCGCGGCGTCGAGCTGAACGTCTTCGGTGAGCCGATGCTGGGGATGCGCCTGAACGCCAGCGCCACCTGGCTGCAGGCGGAATTAACCAAAACCAACAACGGCCTCAACCAGGGCAACGATGCGATCGGCATTCCAAACTTCTATGCCGTACTGGGCGCGGAATACGACATCAAGCCTATCGATGGCCTGACCGCGACCGCGCGCGTGAACCACTCCGGCACGCAGTACGCCGACCTGGCTAACAGCAAAAAGCTGGACAGTTACACCACGCTGGATCTCGGCATGCGCTATCGCTTCGCCGTTAACCACAATGAAAACCAGATGACCGTTCGTGCGGGTATCGACAACGTGACCAATGAAAATTACTGGACCAGCGTTGACGATTCCGGCACTTACGTCACTCAGGGCGAACCGCGCACCTTTAAGGTGTCGGTAGGCTACGAGTTCTAG